AGCCCTGGGGGGCCTGGGGGCTTCTGGAGAAGGAGCGGGTGAAGACGGCTCTGGGGTGTCCGGGTCTCTGCGAGGGGCAGGCCAAGTGCATGACAGGGGTGGAGCCAGAGGCCTCGGTGTGGGGGTCTCTGGAGCTGGGGCTGGTCCCGGGGGCactcacgggggcccccaggtgGTAGCATCTCACGCTGGGGTGGCCGTTGAGGGCCGGTGGGCTGATGTGTCCGGTGAACCGCTGGGCTGTGGGGATGGGTCAGGCGCTCTAGGGCCTCAGTCGATAGGAGGCGGGTCAGCTTATGGAGGAGGGTCCAGGGGTCTTGGGCCTGGTGGGGTAGAGCTAGTCGGGGAGGCGGCCTTCAGAGATGGTGTGGGGGGCCCTGGAGGAATAGGGGCAGGGGCTAAGGCAGGTCACAGGGGTGGTTTGGGGGGTTCTGGGGAGTCAGGGTCATGGGGTGAGGCAGGCTATAGAGAAGGTTTAGGGGGTTCTGGAGGAATGGGGGCAGGGGCTAAGGCTGGTTATGGAGACGGTTTAGGGGGTTCTGGGGGTTTTGATTCAGGGGCTAAGGCTGGTTATAGGGATGGTTTAGGGGGTTCTGGGGGAGTTGACTCAGGGACTAAGGCTGGTTATGGGGATGGTTTAGGGGGTTCTGGGGGAGTTGACTCAGAGGCTAAGGCTGGTTATGGGGATGGTTTAGGGGGTTCTGGGGGAGTAGATTCAGGAGCTAAGGCTGGTTATAGGGGTGGTTTAGGGGGTTCTGGAGGAATGGGGGTAGGCGCTAAAGCTGGTTATAGGGATGGTTTAGGGGGTTCTGGGGGTGTTGATTCAGGAGCTAAGGCTGGTTATGGGGATGGTTTAGGGGGTTCTGGGGGAGTAGATTCAGGAGCTAAGGCTGGTTATAGGGATGGTTTAGGGGGTTCTGGGGGAGTTGACTCAGGGACTAAGGCTGGTTATGGGGATGGTTTAGGGGGTTCTGGGGGAGTCGACTCAGAGGCTAAGGCTGGTTATGGGGATGGTTTAGGGGGTTCTGGGGGAGTAGATTCAGGAGCTAAGGCTGGTTATAGGGGTGGTTTAGGGGGTTCTGGAGGAATGGGGGTAGGCGCTAAAGCTGGTTATAGGGATGGTTTAGGGGGTTCTGGGGGTATTGATTCAGGAGCTAAGGCTGGTTATGGGGATGGTTTAGGGGGTTCTGGGGGAGTAGATTCAGGAGCTAAGGCTGGTTATAGGGGTGGTTTAGGGGGTTCTGGAGGAATGGGGGCAGGCGCTAAGGCTGGTTATGGGGATGGTTTAGGGGGTTCCAGGGGTGTTGATTCAGGAGGTAAGGCTGGTTATAGGGATGGTTTAGGGGGTTCTGGGGGAGTAGATTCAGGAGCTAAGGCTGGTTATAGGGATGGTTTAGGGGGTTCTGGAGGAATGGGGGCAGGGGCTAAGGCTGGTTATAGGGGTGGTTTAGGGGGTTCTGGAGGAATGGGGGCGGGCACTAAAGCTGGTTATAGGGATGGTTTAGGGGGTTCTGGGGGAGTTGACTCAGAGGCTAAGGCTGGTTATGGGGATGGTTTAGGGGGTTCTGGAGGAATGGGGGCAGGGGCTAAGGCTGGTTATAGGGATGGTTTAGGGGGTTCTGGGGCTGTTGATTCAGGAACTAAGGCTGGTTATGGGGATGGTTTAGGGGGTTCTTGGGGAGTTGACTCAGGGGCTAAGGCTGGTTATGGGGATGGTTTAGGGGGTTCTGGAGGAATG
The Ovis canadensis isolate MfBH-ARS-UI-01 breed Bighorn chromosome 12, ARS-UI_OviCan_v2, whole genome shotgun sequence genome window above contains:
- the LOC138416268 gene encoding uncharacterized protein is translated as MGVGAKAGYRDGLGGSGGVDSGAKAGYGDGLGGSGGVDSGAKAGYRDGLGGSGGVDSGTKAGYGDGLGGSGGVDSEAKAGYGDGLGGSGGVDSGAKAGYRGGLGGSGGMGVGAKAGYRDGLGGSGGIDSGAKAGYGDGLGGSGGVDSGAKAGYRGGLGGSGGMGAGAKAGYGDGLGGSRGVDSGGKAGYRDGLGGSGGVDSGAKAGYRDGLGGSGGMGAGAKAGYRGGLGGSGGMGAGTKAGYRDGLGGSGGVDSEAKAGYGDGLGGSGGMGAGAKAGYRDGLGGSGAVDSGTKAGYGDGLGGSWGVDSGAKAGYGDGLGGSGGMGAGATAGYGDGLGGSGRVDSGAKAGYGDGLGGSGGMGAGAKAGYGDGLGGSRGVDSGGKAGYRDGLGGSGAVDSGTKAGYGDGLGGSGGVDSGAKAGYRGGLGGSGGMGAGAKAGYGDGLGGSRGVDSGGKAGYGDGLGGSGGMGAGAKAGYRDGLGGSGAVDSGTKAGYGDGLGRSGGVDSGAKAGYQDGLGGSGGVDSEAKAGYGDGLGGSGGMGAGAKAGYGDGLGGSRGVDSGGMV